A genome region from Manis javanica isolate MJ-LG chromosome 3, MJ_LKY, whole genome shotgun sequence includes the following:
- the ZBED2 gene encoding zinc finger BED domain-containing protein 2, with amino-acid sequence MRREEEEEEETRMKAKGDLHMKEEQETSERREPLAGAMPTPVPHNKGSRFSEAWEYFHLAPVRVGHHPNQYATCRLCGRQVSRGPGVNVGTTALWKHLKSMHREELEKSGHSQAGQRQDPRPQGAQLPVGIEGDWARLLEQVGALALWASQREKDVLRRERAVEWREKAVERRERALEEVERAIQEMKWKVRAEKEACQREDDQPAAAHPFHFV; translated from the coding sequence ATGAGgcgggaagaggaggaagaggaggaaacaagGATGAAGGCAAAAGGGGACTTACACATGAAGGAGGAGCAGGAGACCAGTGAGAGGCGAGAACCTTTGGCAGGTGCCATGCCCACCCCTGTGCCCCACAACAAGGGGAGCCGGTTTTCTGAGGCATGGGAGTACTTCCACCTGGCCCCAGTTCGTGTGGGGCACCACCCCAACCAATATGCCACCTGCCGCCTGTGTGGCAGGCAGGTAAGCCGTGGCCCTGGGGTTAATGTGGGCACCACAGCCCTGTGGAAGCACCTGAAAAGCATGCAcagagaggagctggagaagagTGGCCACAGCCAGGCAGGGCAGCGCCAGGACCCTAGACCCCAAGGGGCCCAGCTCCCCGTGGGCATTGAGGGTGACTGGGCCAGGCTCCTGGAGCAGGTGGGGGCTCTGGCTTTgtgggccagccagagggagaaggaCGTGCTCAGGAGGGAGCGCGCAGTGGAATGGCGGGAAAAGGCCGTGGAGAGGAGAGAGCGAGccctggaggaggtggaaagGGCCATCCAGGAGATGAAGTGGAAGGTGAGGGCTGAGAAGGAGGCTTGCCAGAGGGAGGACGACCAGCCCGCGGCAGCCCATCCCTTCCATTTTGTTTAA